A region from the Betaproteobacteria bacterium genome encodes:
- a CDS encoding response regulator, with protein sequence MHILIVEDDPVLADGLTSTLREGGYAVDSVDSGERANSVLGTQEYDLIILDLGLPGIDGFEVLQRLRRRGSRTPVLILTARDAVGDRIRGLDLGADDYLIKPFEAGELEARLRALMRRAHGGANNEICIGRITLDIGSRRAAIDGVPVDLSPRELAVLEVLMNRVGRVVNKDTLMQSLYEWRDDVGPNAIEVYVHRIRKKLQHADVTIRTIRGLGYLLEPAGSTPAPIV encoded by the coding sequence ATGCACATCCTCATCGTGGAAGACGACCCGGTCCTCGCCGACGGACTTACGTCCACCCTGCGCGAGGGTGGCTATGCCGTCGACAGCGTGGACAGCGGCGAGCGCGCGAACTCGGTCCTCGGCACGCAGGAGTACGACCTCATCATCCTCGATCTCGGGCTGCCGGGCATCGACGGCTTCGAGGTGCTGCAGCGATTGCGCCGCCGCGGCAGCCGCACGCCGGTGCTGATCCTGACCGCGCGCGATGCGGTCGGCGACCGGATTCGCGGCCTCGACCTCGGTGCCGACGACTACCTCATCAAGCCCTTCGAAGCGGGCGAACTCGAAGCCCGGCTGCGGGCATTGATGCGGCGGGCGCATGGCGGCGCCAACAACGAGATCTGCATCGGCCGCATCACACTGGACATCGGATCGCGCCGTGCGGCGATCGACGGCGTCCCGGTCGATCTGTCGCCACGCGAGCTCGCCGTGCTCGAGGTGCTGATGAACCGCGTCGGCCGCGTCGTCAACAAGGACACGCTGATGCAGAGCCTCTACGAGTGGCGCGACGACGTCGGGCCCAATGCCATCGAGGTCTACGTGCACCGCATCCGCAAGAAGCTGCAGCACGCCGACGTGACGATCCGCACGATTCGCGGACTGGGATACCTGCTCGAACCGGCCGGCAGCACGCCGGCCCCGATCGTCTGA